The following are from one region of the Corylus avellana chromosome ca1, CavTom2PMs-1.0 genome:
- the LOC132184301 gene encoding acyl carrier protein 1, chloroplastic yields the protein MASVTGTSISMASFKASLAPSSRVSTLRSVSLPINGKSFTPLRLRPARFRVSCSAKPETVHKVCEIVKKQLALPDDSAVSGESKFAALGADSLDTVEIVMGLEEEFGISVEEESAQSIATVQDAADLIEKLVEKKGSA from the exons ATGGCCTCCGTGACAGGAACTTCGATTTCCATGGCCTCGTTCAAGGCCAGCCTG GCACCTAGCAGCAGGGTCTCTACTCTGAGATCAGTTTCCCTTCCTATTAATGGGAAAAGCTTCACACCGCTTAGGTTGCGGCCAGCACGCTTTCGCGTTTCTTGTTCG GCCAAACCAGAGACAGTGCACAAGGTGTGTGAAATCGTGAAGAAGCAGCTTGCTCTTCCTGACGATTCTGCAGTCTCTGGAGAGTCAAAGTTTGCTGCCCTTGGAGCTGATTCTCTCGACACG GTTGAGATTGTGATGGGACTTGAGGAGGAGTTCGGGATTAGCGTGGAAGAAGAAAGTGCCCAGAGCATTGCCACTGTTCAAGATGCTGCGGATCTGATTGAGAAGCTCGTTGAGAAGAAGGGGTCTGCTTAA